A genomic stretch from Prochlorococcus marinus str. MIT 9312 includes:
- a CDS encoding carbon-nitrogen hydrolase family protein: MTDFLVAALQITSTSNVEANFVEAEEQIELAARRGAELIGLPENFAFLGEDDEKLRLAPELSMKCTNFLKTMSQRYQVFLLGGGYPVPAGDDRHTLNRSALFGRDGQVLAKYDKIHLFDVDLPDGNLYKESSTILSGEEYPPVVDVPGLCKIGLSICYDVRFPELYRYLSSNGAELIMIPAAFTAFTGKDHWQILLQARAIENTAYVVAPAQTGVHYGRRQSHGHAMVIDPWGTVLSDAGKTQGAAIAPADKKRVKKIREQMPSLKHRKNKLFSN, from the coding sequence TTGACTGATTTTTTGGTGGCTGCATTGCAAATTACAAGCACTTCTAATGTAGAAGCAAATTTTGTTGAAGCGGAGGAACAGATTGAATTAGCAGCTCGAAGAGGTGCTGAGTTAATCGGATTGCCTGAGAATTTTGCTTTTTTAGGAGAAGATGACGAAAAACTTAGATTAGCTCCTGAATTGTCAATGAAGTGTACAAACTTCCTAAAAACTATGTCACAGAGATATCAAGTTTTTCTATTGGGAGGAGGATATCCTGTTCCAGCTGGTGATGATAGACATACTTTAAATAGATCAGCACTCTTTGGAAGAGATGGACAGGTTTTGGCAAAATATGACAAAATCCATTTGTTCGATGTTGATTTGCCAGACGGAAATTTATATAAGGAATCATCTACTATTTTATCTGGGGAGGAGTATCCACCTGTTGTAGATGTCCCAGGTTTATGCAAAATAGGGTTATCGATTTGTTACGACGTTAGATTCCCTGAACTTTATAGATATTTGTCTTCTAATGGTGCAGAGCTAATTATGATTCCCGCAGCTTTTACAGCATTTACTGGAAAAGATCATTGGCAAATCCTATTACAAGCAAGAGCGATTGAGAATACAGCATATGTAGTTGCTCCAGCGCAAACTGGGGTTCATTATGGAAGAAGGCAAAGTCATGGCCATGCAATGGTAATTGACCCATGGGGCACTGTTTTGTCTGATGCTGGGAAAACTCAGGGGGCCGCAATAGCGCCTGCGGATAAAAAAAGAGTAAAGAAGATTAGGGAGCAGATGCCAAGCCTTAAACATAGAAAAAATAAATTGTTTTCAAACTAA
- a CDS encoding N-acetylmuramoyl-L-alanine amidase encodes MIKFLDNKLFRYISVFLFLNSAILPLKSSSALAAWAIKTNGVLELRTKSNTNLKAYFQKSNQIYGDRFWVDFPGELKNPRIIKGNGPIKEIRLGKPNNGKTRLVIEFKEETYLKPLTWRMVGLDQNRWSIKLFNPKNSFKKIGEGLVIKRTGNIQANQNSIYNKKSKYDYFKLPKVKQNKFSVVIDPGHGGPDPGAIGIGGIRETDVVLEVSKIVENLLSEKGVKVVLTRKNEVDLGLSPRVSFANNADADIFVSIHANASRGKRKDINGLETFYFRGWRGRLLARKIQKQILRVSPGSPDRGVKQGRFYVIKNTRMPAVLVEIGFLTGRLDARRLEKKTHRKRLAYAIAKGILEYLDKVG; translated from the coding sequence ATGATAAAGTTTTTAGATAATAAACTTTTTCGTTATATATCCGTTTTTTTATTTTTAAATTCTGCAATCCTCCCTTTGAAATCTTCAAGTGCTCTGGCAGCATGGGCGATCAAAACTAATGGTGTTTTAGAATTAAGAACTAAATCAAATACAAATTTAAAAGCATACTTTCAGAAGTCGAACCAAATATATGGCGATAGATTCTGGGTTGATTTCCCCGGAGAATTAAAAAATCCCAGAATAATAAAAGGTAATGGTCCAATAAAAGAAATTAGATTAGGTAAACCAAATAATGGTAAAACAAGACTAGTAATTGAATTTAAGGAAGAAACTTATTTGAAACCTTTGACTTGGCGAATGGTTGGATTAGATCAAAATAGGTGGTCAATTAAGCTATTTAACCCAAAAAATTCATTTAAAAAGATTGGTGAAGGTTTAGTTATTAAGAGAACAGGAAATATTCAAGCAAATCAAAACTCTATTTATAATAAGAAAAGTAAGTATGATTACTTTAAATTACCAAAAGTAAAACAAAATAAATTTTCGGTTGTTATCGATCCAGGGCATGGAGGGCCTGATCCAGGGGCAATTGGTATTGGCGGTATTAGGGAAACAGATGTTGTACTAGAGGTCTCCAAAATAGTTGAAAATTTACTTTCTGAGAAAGGTGTCAAAGTAGTTTTAACTAGAAAAAATGAAGTTGATTTGGGTTTATCTCCAAGAGTTTCCTTCGCTAACAATGCTGATGCAGATATCTTTGTAAGTATTCATGCAAATGCCTCAAGAGGTAAAAGAAAGGATATTAATGGGTTGGAAACCTTTTACTTTAGAGGTTGGAGAGGTAGATTACTCGCCAGAAAGATTCAAAAACAAATTCTAAGAGTTTCCCCTGGGAGTCCTGATCGAGGAGTTAAACAAGGTAGATTTTACGTAATTAAAAATACTAGAATGCCTGCAGTTCTTGTAGAAATTGGGTTTTTAACAGGAAGATTAGATGCAAGAAGATTAGAAAAAAAAACACATCGTAAAAGATTAGCTTATGCAATTGCAAAAGGCATCCTTGAATATCTAGATAAAGTAGGGTGA
- the murI gene encoding glutamate racemase — MKLKIGIFDSGIGGFTILNSLLKTRNDVEVFYLADTKRIPFGDKNFEEIRLIAKEICNFFEDKNLDALLIACNTTNACALDILENDLKIPCFDLINSVSEIVNKQIIGILATKTTVRSSYYKNAISSKKENSKIFQNECPEFVSEIEREKLDFIKLNNLSDLYLKPLLNKNIEEIILGCSHYPLIYEFLRKKISSNIKIIDPSEALIKKFNESFAIPKTDRYESLSFENVKFFVTSERDKFSKKVKFWLGINKEISLVNLRSNV, encoded by the coding sequence GTGAAACTTAAAATAGGTATATTTGATAGTGGAATAGGTGGATTTACTATTCTCAATTCTTTACTAAAAACACGTAATGATGTTGAAGTTTTTTATTTGGCGGACACTAAAAGAATCCCTTTTGGGGACAAAAATTTTGAAGAGATCAGACTAATTGCAAAAGAGATTTGTAATTTTTTTGAAGATAAGAATTTGGATGCTCTTTTAATAGCTTGTAACACTACAAATGCATGTGCACTAGATATTCTAGAAAATGACTTAAAGATACCATGTTTTGACCTTATAAACTCAGTATCAGAAATAGTTAATAAACAAATAATTGGCATCTTGGCAACAAAAACAACAGTTAGATCTTCATATTACAAAAACGCTATAAGTTCTAAAAAGGAGAATTCGAAAATATTTCAAAATGAATGTCCAGAATTTGTATCAGAAATTGAAAGAGAAAAGCTTGATTTTATTAAGTTAAATAATCTTTCGGATTTGTATTTAAAACCACTACTAAATAAAAATATTGAAGAAATAATACTCGGATGTAGCCATTATCCTTTAATTTATGAATTTTTGAGAAAAAAAATAAGCTCAAATATAAAAATTATTGATCCATCGGAAGCGTTAATAAAAAAATTTAATGAATCTTTTGCTATTCCAAAAACTGACCGCTATGAGAGTCTTTCTTTCGAAAATGTAAAATTTTTTGTTACTTCAGAAAGAGATAAATTTTCCAAAAAAGTAAAATTTTGGCTTGGAATTAATAAAGAAATTAGTTTGGTTAACCTCCGAAGTAATGTTTGA
- the sds gene encoding solanesyl diphosphate synthase: MNTVTELLQPVENDLDDLIFELKNLIGAGHPILQAAAEHLFSAGGKRLRPGIVLLISKAISSEFCLTNKHKRLAEITEMIHTASLVHDDVVDEASTRRGVDTVHSRFNTRVAVLAGDFLFAQASWHLANLDNVNVVKLLSRVIMDLAEGEIKQNLNRFDSAQSFSKYINKSYCKTASLIANSCKAAGVLSDLSDEKLNSLYDFGKNIGLAFQVVDDILDFTGNDKQLGKPAVSDLASGYLTAPVLYALEENKKLSVLINRELAEKDDLDEALNIIMNSKSIESSRKLAEDFAMLSKEAIIWLPDSEYKRALLALPEFVLSRIY; encoded by the coding sequence ATGAATACAGTAACAGAGCTACTACAACCAGTTGAAAATGATCTTGATGATCTTATTTTTGAACTGAAAAATCTAATAGGAGCTGGTCATCCAATTCTTCAAGCTGCAGCAGAACATCTCTTTAGTGCTGGGGGGAAGAGACTGAGACCTGGTATAGTGCTATTGATTTCAAAAGCAATATCTTCTGAATTTTGTTTAACAAATAAACACAAGAGGCTTGCTGAAATAACTGAAATGATTCATACAGCATCATTAGTCCATGATGATGTTGTTGATGAAGCGTCTACAAGAAGAGGAGTAGATACAGTTCATAGTAGATTTAATACCAGAGTTGCTGTTTTAGCTGGTGACTTTTTATTCGCTCAAGCAAGTTGGCATTTAGCAAATCTTGATAATGTAAATGTAGTTAAATTACTAAGTAGAGTAATAATGGATTTAGCCGAAGGTGAAATCAAACAAAATTTAAATAGATTTGATTCGGCTCAATCTTTTTCCAAATACATCAATAAAAGCTATTGTAAAACAGCATCATTAATAGCTAACAGTTGTAAAGCAGCTGGAGTTTTGAGTGATCTTTCCGATGAAAAATTAAACTCTCTGTACGATTTTGGCAAAAATATTGGTTTGGCTTTCCAAGTTGTAGATGACATACTTGACTTTACTGGAAACGATAAACAACTTGGAAAACCTGCTGTAAGTGATCTTGCTAGTGGTTATCTTACTGCGCCAGTTTTATATGCCTTAGAAGAAAATAAGAAATTGTCTGTTCTTATAAACAGAGAACTTGCTGAAAAAGATGATTTAGATGAGGCTCTTAATATCATTATGAATTCTAAATCTATCGAAAGTTCTAGAAAACTAGCTGAGGATTTTGCAATGCTCTCTAAAGAAGCTATAATTTGGCTTCCTGATTCAGAGTACAAGAGAGCGTTGCTGGCCCTCCCAGAATTTGTTCTCAGCCGCATTTATTAG
- the acs gene encoding acetate--CoA ligase — protein MSLDKKNSINNILEEKRIFPPSKQFAENSNISSQKELLSLKEQASENPTQFWESFAKSELDWFEPFQTVLDSKNAPFFKWFKEGKLNITYNCLDRHISRGLGGKTALIWEGEPGDSKKYTYEELLKEVCKASNALKTIGVKKGDLVCIYMPMIPEAMFAMLACARIGAPHSVVFGGFSSEALKDRLIDGNARFVITADGGFRKDKVIELKQAVDAAIESGADKVVEKVVVVQRTKKSISMVDGRDFWWHELLKDQKDECEPEIMNSEDRLFILYTSGSTGKPKGVVHTTGGYNLWSHLTFKWIFDLKDDDIYWCTADVGWITGHSYIVYGPLSNGATTLMFEGVPRPSNLGAFWEIVQKYKVSIFYTAPTAIRAFMKSGREIPDKYNLDSLRLLGTVGEPINPEAWIWYKDVIGKNKCPIVDTWWQTETGGVMISPLPGVVPTKPGSATYPLPGIEVEIVDKNGDKVMENEGGYLIIKKPWPGMMRTIHGNSKRYLESYWEYISFKGEKNVYFAGDGARIDEDGYIWIMGRVDDVISVSGHRLGTMEIESALVSHKSVAEAAVVGRRDDLKGEVIVAFVSLEKDVNSSSELVEELKKHVVNEIGIIAKPEKIVISDSLPKTRSGKIMRRILRSLAAGEKISGDISTLEDSSVLEKLKEKS, from the coding sequence ATGTCATTAGATAAAAAAAATTCCATCAACAACATACTTGAAGAAAAGAGAATTTTCCCTCCATCAAAACAATTTGCAGAAAACTCAAATATTAGTTCTCAAAAAGAATTACTAAGTCTAAAAGAACAAGCATCAGAAAATCCTACTCAATTCTGGGAATCTTTTGCAAAATCTGAATTAGATTGGTTTGAGCCATTTCAAACTGTATTAGATAGCAAAAATGCCCCCTTTTTTAAGTGGTTTAAAGAAGGAAAACTCAACATTACATATAACTGCTTAGATAGACATATTAGTAGAGGACTTGGAGGGAAAACTGCATTAATATGGGAAGGTGAACCTGGAGATAGCAAAAAATATACTTATGAAGAACTTTTAAAAGAGGTATGTAAAGCTTCCAATGCATTAAAAACCATTGGAGTAAAAAAAGGAGATTTGGTATGTATTTATATGCCAATGATTCCTGAAGCAATGTTTGCGATGTTAGCTTGCGCAAGAATTGGGGCTCCTCATTCAGTTGTCTTTGGAGGGTTTTCTTCAGAAGCTTTAAAAGATAGATTAATTGATGGAAATGCCAGATTTGTTATTACGGCAGATGGTGGCTTTAGAAAAGATAAGGTGATTGAGCTTAAGCAAGCAGTTGATGCGGCAATTGAAAGTGGGGCAGATAAAGTTGTTGAAAAAGTTGTTGTTGTTCAAAGAACTAAAAAAAGCATTTCTATGGTTGATGGCAGAGATTTTTGGTGGCACGAATTATTAAAAGATCAAAAAGATGAGTGTGAACCAGAAATAATGAATAGCGAAGATAGACTTTTTATTCTTTATACTTCAGGCTCTACTGGAAAACCTAAAGGTGTAGTTCACACTACAGGTGGTTATAATCTTTGGTCCCATTTGACATTTAAATGGATTTTTGATTTAAAAGATGACGATATTTATTGGTGTACTGCTGATGTTGGTTGGATTACAGGCCATAGTTATATAGTTTATGGCCCCTTATCTAATGGCGCTACAACCTTAATGTTTGAGGGAGTACCAAGGCCATCTAATTTAGGGGCTTTTTGGGAAATTGTTCAGAAATATAAGGTTTCCATTTTTTATACTGCTCCAACTGCAATAAGAGCATTTATGAAGTCTGGACGTGAAATTCCTGATAAATATAATCTGGACAGTCTTAGACTTTTGGGCACAGTTGGAGAACCAATTAATCCTGAAGCATGGATATGGTACAAAGATGTTATTGGTAAAAATAAATGTCCCATAGTTGATACATGGTGGCAAACTGAAACTGGAGGTGTAATGATAAGCCCTTTGCCTGGAGTTGTTCCCACAAAGCCGGGTTCAGCTACTTATCCCTTGCCTGGAATTGAAGTTGAAATCGTTGATAAGAATGGAGATAAAGTTATGGAGAACGAGGGCGGTTATTTAATTATTAAGAAGCCTTGGCCAGGGATGATGAGAACAATTCATGGGAACTCAAAGAGATACTTGGAGAGTTATTGGGAATATATTTCTTTTAAAGGAGAAAAGAATGTTTATTTCGCTGGAGATGGAGCACGTATTGATGAAGATGGATATATTTGGATTATGGGGAGAGTTGATGATGTTATAAGTGTTTCAGGTCATCGGTTAGGAACGATGGAAATAGAATCGGCTTTGGTAAGTCATAAATCAGTGGCTGAAGCCGCTGTTGTGGGAAGGAGAGATGATCTAAAAGGGGAAGTAATAGTCGCTTTCGTCTCTCTAGAGAAAGATGTTAATAGTTCTTCAGAATTAGTAGAAGAATTAAAGAAACATGTTGTTAATGAAATTGGAATTATCGCTAAGCCAGAAAAAATAGTAATTTCTGACTCTCTTCCTAAAACACGAAGTGGAAAAATTATGAGGAGAATTTTGAGATCTTTGGCAGCTGGAGAAAAAATTAGTGGTGATATAAGTACTCTTGAAGATAGTTCTGTTTTAGAAAAGTTGAAAGAAAAATCTTAA
- a CDS encoding DUF1350 family protein: protein MTFTKYQFNNFCYWPSKPKKIVEFIGGSYLASKPDLTYRRFIESLIHKNYAVHAYKYTPQFDHQQLAIKAWKDFKNCRMSLYKRIGSSIPSIRIGHSLGCKLHLISPDGGRNCEKFISISFNNFSANKSIPLLKQIAQKLEFSSEFSPSPERTLRIIEKTYNQKNNFLIKFNSDELDQTDKLFSCLKARKEDNSKGIILKGTHTIIASAGLRENFLGDWADDDFKRNTIKRISNLIDNPD from the coding sequence ATGACTTTTACAAAATATCAATTTAACAATTTTTGTTATTGGCCTTCAAAACCTAAGAAAATTGTGGAATTTATCGGTGGAAGTTATTTAGCTTCTAAACCAGATTTAACCTACAGAAGATTCATAGAGAGCTTAATTCATAAAAATTATGCAGTTCACGCATACAAGTACACTCCACAATTTGATCACCAACAACTCGCTATTAAAGCATGGAAGGATTTTAAAAATTGCCGAATGTCCTTATATAAAAGAATAGGGTCATCAATTCCTTCTATTAGAATTGGTCATAGCCTAGGCTGTAAACTTCATTTGATTTCTCCAGATGGTGGAAGGAATTGCGAAAAATTCATATCAATTAGTTTCAATAACTTTAGTGCAAACAAATCAATTCCATTATTGAAACAGATTGCTCAAAAATTAGAATTCAGTAGTGAATTTAGCCCTAGTCCAGAAAGAACTTTACGAATAATTGAAAAAACTTATAATCAAAAAAATAACTTCCTAATAAAATTCAACTCAGACGAATTAGATCAAACAGATAAATTATTTTCTTGTCTTAAAGCAAGAAAAGAAGATAATTCTAAAGGGATAATTTTAAAAGGAACACACACTATTATTGCAAGTGCAGGACTAAGAGAAAATTTTTTGGGAGACTGGGCAGATGATGATTTCAAAAGAAATACTATAAAAAGAATTTCCAATTTAATTGATAACCCCGATTAA
- a CDS encoding 3'-5' exonuclease has product MELFNKKGLNQLDFLQDQITSKASEIVVTNQNKKIEKILILDTETTGLDENKDEVIEIGCILFDVSFKCVLSQVSFLLPVNNNEAEHVNCISAEVTNISQPWEDGLNFFLKLVDCSDFIVAHNVEFDKKWFGKGRLPMLNKKWICSLDDINWSFQKSLKTRPSVTDLALSFSIPVWNLHRALSDCFYISEVFKKCDNLEELLLKATEPRFLYKALVSYEDRSLAKNAGFRWNSPVQGAWSRKLTTDEAKNLDFRVEILN; this is encoded by the coding sequence ATGGAACTATTTAATAAAAAAGGATTAAATCAATTGGATTTTCTTCAGGATCAAATTACAAGTAAAGCCTCTGAAATAGTTGTTACTAATCAAAATAAAAAAATAGAAAAAATTTTAATTCTTGATACTGAAACAACAGGTTTAGATGAAAATAAAGATGAAGTGATAGAGATAGGTTGTATTTTGTTTGACGTATCTTTTAAATGTGTACTTTCACAGGTCTCATTTTTATTGCCGGTTAACAACAATGAAGCCGAACATGTTAATTGTATATCTGCAGAAGTAACTAATATCTCTCAACCTTGGGAAGATGGATTAAATTTCTTTTTAAAACTTGTTGATTGTTCTGATTTCATTGTTGCGCATAATGTAGAGTTTGATAAGAAATGGTTTGGGAAAGGAAGATTGCCTATGCTTAATAAAAAATGGATATGCAGTTTAGATGATATTAATTGGTCTTTTCAAAAATCACTAAAAACAAGACCTTCAGTAACTGATCTAGCCCTATCTTTTTCAATACCAGTTTGGAATTTACATAGAGCTTTGTCTGATTGCTTTTACATTTCTGAGGTCTTCAAAAAATGCGATAATTTAGAGGAACTTTTACTTAAAGCTACTGAACCGAGGTTTTTATACAAGGCCTTGGTTAGTTATGAAGATAGGTCTTTAGCTAAAAATGCTGGGTTCAGATGGAATAGTCCTGTGCAAGGAGCATGGTCAAGAAAATTAACTACTGATGAGGCAAAAAATCTTGATTTTAGAGTAGAGATTCTGAATTAA
- the hisS gene encoding histidine--tRNA ligase produces MNNLKNLRGTVDLLPDQLIKWQNVEKIVLEQLARASIKEIRTPILEMTELFIRGIGEGTDVVSKEMYTFLDRGERSCTLRPEGTASVARALIQNGISSNPFQKLWYMGPMFRYERPQAGRQRQFHQLGVEFIGYESVRSDVEIIALAWDILGKLGIKELNLEINSLGDIDDRLNFQKSFLKWLEKNKDSLDLDSQNRINKNPLRILDSKNMQTKKALENAPILFNFLSEKSHKRYSDLKKQLNVLQIPYVENFNLVRGLDYYTHTAFEITSCALGSQATVCGGGRYDNLIKQMGGPNTPAIGFAIGLERLILLAGKDLEVPRNTDIYIINQGLIAESLAMDLSRKLRNYDLLVELDLSGASFSKQFKKANKLKSKSIIVIGDDEAANKEFIIRLFDHSGNANKEEVISFENDIKLEKWLKINLLSK; encoded by the coding sequence TTGAATAACTTAAAAAATCTTAGAGGAACAGTAGATCTATTGCCTGATCAATTAATAAAGTGGCAAAACGTTGAGAAAATTGTATTGGAGCAGCTTGCAAGAGCATCCATCAAAGAAATAAGAACACCAATATTGGAAATGACTGAATTATTTATAAGAGGAATTGGTGAAGGAACTGATGTTGTTAGTAAGGAAATGTACACATTTCTTGATAGAGGGGAGAGATCCTGCACTCTTAGGCCTGAAGGAACCGCCTCCGTCGCACGAGCGTTAATACAAAATGGAATATCGTCTAATCCTTTTCAAAAACTATGGTACATGGGGCCTATGTTTCGATATGAAAGACCTCAAGCAGGAAGGCAAAGACAGTTTCATCAGTTAGGCGTTGAGTTTATAGGATACGAATCAGTGAGAAGTGATGTTGAAATTATTGCTTTAGCTTGGGATATCTTAGGGAAATTAGGAATTAAAGAACTTAATCTTGAAATAAATAGCTTGGGTGATATTGATGATAGATTAAATTTTCAAAAATCTTTTTTGAAGTGGCTAGAAAAAAATAAAGATTCTTTAGATTTAGATTCTCAGAATAGAATCAATAAAAATCCTTTAAGGATTTTAGACTCTAAGAATATGCAAACAAAGAAAGCGCTTGAAAACGCTCCAATATTATTTAATTTTTTGTCTGAAAAAAGTCATAAAAGATATTCAGATTTAAAAAAACAATTGAATGTTTTACAAATACCCTACGTGGAAAACTTTAATCTAGTCAGGGGTCTGGATTATTACACCCATACCGCCTTCGAAATCACTAGTTGTGCTCTAGGCTCCCAAGCTACAGTTTGCGGAGGAGGAAGATATGACAATTTAATAAAACAAATGGGTGGGCCAAATACTCCAGCAATTGGATTTGCTATTGGTTTAGAAAGATTAATTTTACTAGCGGGAAAAGATCTTGAAGTTCCAAGGAATACTGATATTTATATTATTAATCAAGGCTTAATTGCTGAATCATTAGCTATGGATTTATCTAGAAAATTAAGAAATTATGATTTGTTAGTTGAATTGGATTTAAGTGGGGCCTCATTCTCTAAACAATTTAAAAAGGCAAATAAACTAAAATCTAAAAGTATTATTGTTATTGGTGATGATGAGGCGGCTAATAAAGAGTTTATTATAAGGCTCTTTGATCATTCAGGTAATGCGAATAAAGAAGAGGTTATATCTTTTGAGAATGATATTAAATTAGAAAAGTGGCTAAAAATTAACTTACTTTCAAAGTGA
- a CDS encoding TIGR02450 family Trp-rich protein, giving the protein MENFWTSKKPINGLRHFVLVNETQEKENMIFLMVSVLDSEINLKTTYEELINSGNWYKGWINLPKLESITEEYGNYKSSNKVEGIDEIFINEDSSFNIS; this is encoded by the coding sequence ATGGAAAATTTCTGGACTTCTAAAAAACCCATAAATGGATTAAGACATTTTGTTTTGGTAAATGAGACTCAAGAAAAAGAAAATATGATTTTTTTGATGGTTTCAGTACTTGATTCTGAAATTAATTTAAAAACTACTTACGAAGAATTAATAAATAGTGGAAATTGGTACAAGGGGTGGATTAATCTTCCAAAGCTTGAATCGATTACTGAAGAATATGGCAACTATAAATCCAGCAATAAAGTAGAAGGTATCGATGAGATATTCATCAATGAAGATTCTTCATTTAATATTTCTTAA
- a CDS encoding chlorophyll a/b binding light-harvesting protein, with translation MQTYGNPDVTYGWWAGNSGVTNRTGKFIAAHIAHTGLIAFWAGAFTLFELSRFDPSIPMGHQPLIALPHLAALGIGFDANGVVMGDTKPVVVIAIVHLILSMVYAGGGLLHSVLLPGDLQEADLEKARKFSLSWDDPDKLTFILGHHLIFFGVACIWFVEWAKWHGIYDPALGAVRQVEYDLNLSHIWNHQVDFLTIDSLEDVLGGHAFLAFVEITGGAFHIATKQVGEYTKFKGKGLLSAEAVLSWSLAGIGWMAIIAAFWSATNTTVYPTEFFGEPLQLKFSISPYWIDTVDLPQGEYTNRAWLANVHYYFGFFFIQGHLWHALRALGFDFKRVTNAIGNIDNATVTLKD, from the coding sequence ATGCAAACCTATGGAAATCCAGATGTCACCTACGGATGGTGGGCTGGTAATTCAGGTGTAACGAATCGCACAGGAAAATTCATTGCTGCGCATATTGCGCATACTGGATTAATCGCTTTCTGGGCTGGTGCTTTCACCCTTTTTGAACTTTCACGATTTGACCCCTCTATCCCTATGGGTCATCAACCTCTTATCGCCCTTCCTCATTTAGCAGCCCTTGGAATAGGGTTTGACGCTAATGGGGTTGTGATGGGAGATACTAAACCTGTAGTAGTTATTGCTATCGTCCACTTGATTTTATCAATGGTATATGCCGGTGGCGGACTTTTACATTCAGTACTATTGCCAGGAGATTTACAAGAAGCTGACTTAGAAAAAGCAAGAAAATTCAGCCTTAGTTGGGATGATCCAGATAAATTGACATTTATACTTGGGCATCATTTAATTTTCTTTGGTGTTGCATGTATTTGGTTCGTAGAATGGGCTAAATGGCATGGTATCTATGATCCTGCTCTTGGTGCAGTTAGACAAGTTGAATATGATTTGAATTTGTCACATATATGGAATCATCAAGTTGATTTCTTAACTATAGATAGTCTTGAAGATGTTTTAGGTGGTCATGCTTTCTTAGCCTTTGTTGAAATCACTGGTGGTGCTTTCCATATTGCTACAAAGCAAGTTGGAGAATACACCAAATTCAAAGGTAAAGGACTTCTTTCCGCTGAGGCTGTGCTTTCATGGTCTCTAGCTGGTATTGGTTGGATGGCAATTATTGCTGCTTTCTGGAGCGCTACTAATACAACAGTTTATCCAACTGAATTCTTTGGTGAGCCACTTCAATTGAAATTTAGTATTTCTCCATATTGGATTGATACTGTTGATCTTCCACAAGGTGAGTACACAAACAGAGCATGGTTGGCAAATGTTCACTACTATTTTGGATTCTTCTTTATCCAAGGTCATCTATGGCATGCTTTAAGAGCTCTAGGCTTTGATTTCAAGAGAGTTACTAATGCTATTGGTAACATTGATAACGCCACAGTTACTCTTAAGGACTAA